From Diceros bicornis minor isolate mBicDic1 chromosome 16, mDicBic1.mat.cur, whole genome shotgun sequence, one genomic window encodes:
- the MYL12B gene encoding myosin regulatory light chain 12B codes for MSSKRAKTKTTKKRPQRATSNVFAMFDQSQIQEFKEAFNMIDQNRDGFIDKEDLHDMLASLGKNPTDEYLDAMMNEAPGPINFTMFLTMFGEKLNGTDPEDVIRNAFACFDEEATGTIQEDYLRELLTTMGDRFTDEEVDELYREAPIDKKGNFNYIEFTRILKHGAKDKDD; via the exons ATGTCGAGCAAAAGGGCAAAGACCAAGACCACCAAGAAGCGCCCCCAGCGCGCAACATCCAACGTGTTCGCCATGTTTGACCAGTCACAGATTCAGGAGTTCAAGGAGGCCTTCAACATGATTGATCAGAACAGAGATGGCTTCATCGACAAGGAAGATTTGCATGATATGCTTGCCTCCTTGG GGAAAAATCCAACTGATGAGTATCTGGATGCCATGATGAATGAGGCTCCAGGTCCCATAAATTTTACCATGTTTCTCACAATGTTTGGTGAAAAGTTAAATGGCACAGATCCAGAAGATGTCATCAGAAATGCTTTTGCTTGCTTTGATGAAGAAGCAACTG GCACCATTCAGGAAGATTACCTGAGAGAGCTGCTGACAACAATGGGAGAtcggtttacagatgaggaagtggatGAGCTGTACAGAGAAGCACCTATTGACAAGAAGGGAAATTTCAATTACATTGAGTTCACGCGCATCCTTAAACATGGAGCAAAAGACAAAGATGACTGA